A single Thermoanaerobacterium sp. RBIITD DNA region contains:
- a CDS encoding glycosyl hydrolase family 18 protein, whose translation MDNKWYYDEAPGTLDDLNAHVHDITTLIPFWYGVKSDGTLVDMSSEQVKNIALQNGLPIYAIIHNYSDPKKAQLIHGLLSNVSLRNTLINSITNIAVSNNFPGINIDFEFVPPEDRNNLNAFMHGLYQSLKNAGKIVTISLPAELKDNPQHPFSGAFQYSVIGQYIDQAYILAYDEHFSQPGPVASIGFVRNVLNYAVSSIPANKIWLGIAVYGYDWAEGVNYPRTLSYAQAIEVAKNLGATITYDEIAQESTYTYTIDGTKHTVWFEDARSFAAKISLLGQYGLPGIAVWRLGQEDPDVWNIIRGR comes from the coding sequence ATGGACAATAAATGGTATTATGATGAGGCGCCTGGTACCCTCGATGATTTAAATGCACATGTACATGACATTACAACACTAATTCCATTTTGGTATGGTGTAAAATCTGACGGAACACTTGTGGATATGTCATCTGAGCAGGTTAAAAATATTGCTTTACAAAATGGTCTTCCTATATATGCGATAATTCACAATTATTCAGACCCTAAAAAAGCACAGCTTATACATGGTCTTTTATCAAATGTATCTTTAAGAAACACTTTAATTAACAGCATAACAAATATAGCTGTCAGCAATAATTTTCCCGGTATAAATATAGACTTCGAGTTTGTTCCTCCTGAAGATAGAAATAATTTAAATGCATTTATGCATGGGCTATATCAATCACTTAAAAATGCAGGAAAAATCGTGACAATTTCATTACCTGCCGAGCTTAAGGATAATCCACAGCATCCCTTTTCAGGTGCATTTCAATATTCTGTCATAGGGCAATATATAGATCAAGCTTACATCTTAGCATATGATGAACATTTTTCACAGCCGGGACCTGTCGCATCAATAGGATTTGTAAGAAACGTCTTAAATTATGCCGTATCTTCAATACCAGCAAATAAAATATGGCTTGGAATTGCTGTATATGGCTACGATTGGGCGGAAGGTGTTAATTATCCAAGGACATTATCATATGCACAAGCAATTGAAGTGGCTAAAAACCTCGGTGCAACTATAACATACGATGAAATAGCACAAGAATCAACATATACTTATACGATAGATGGTACAAAGCACACAGTATGGTTCGAAGATGCGCGAAGTTTTGCAGCTAAAATATCATTATTAGGTCAATATGGTTTACCAGGAATAGCCGTATGGAGGCTCGGTCAGGAGGATCCTGATGTTTGGAATATTATTAGGGGAAGATAA
- a CDS encoding polysaccharide deacetylase family protein — MITDKSKKLKSVIALIFLVIISILIGFGLFYSKNLFASKHVSTNYPKFNKIAAAAKVKKPIEKGNKAIITANTDAKSPIGQNTKSTSQDAPITTANTTYIDSNTLSLVDRSDRDEFFNSPMPFNNNVFSLNRKAGKIVALTFDDGPSKEFTKKYVDILKNLNVKATFFVVGRMAEKNPDLLKYIVDNGEEIGLHSYSHSYMPKMTPQQMVDELYKTQAIVVNATGIKPNLFRPPYGAFNNTLLKISNALGLHVVLWSVDPDDWKRPGTLNIVNRIVSKAGPGSVILMHEGKPETFAALPQIIEKLKSEGYGFATISDLMNGGNTQ; from the coding sequence ATGATAACAGATAAGTCAAAAAAACTGAAGTCTGTCATAGCTCTAATTTTTCTTGTAATAATTTCAATACTGATAGGATTCGGCCTTTTCTATAGTAAAAATTTATTTGCAAGTAAACATGTTTCTACAAATTATCCTAAATTTAATAAAATTGCAGCCGCAGCTAAAGTGAAAAAGCCAATTGAAAAAGGTAATAAAGCAATAATAACAGCTAATACCGATGCAAAAAGTCCGATTGGACAAAATACAAAAAGTACAAGTCAAGATGCACCCATAACAACGGCGAATACAACATATATCGACAGCAATACATTATCACTGGTCGATAGAAGTGACAGAGATGAATTTTTTAATAGTCCAATGCCTTTTAATAATAACGTATTTAGTTTAAATAGAAAAGCCGGGAAGATAGTTGCACTTACGTTCGACGATGGACCATCAAAAGAATTTACTAAAAAATACGTAGACATATTAAAAAACTTAAATGTTAAAGCAACTTTTTTCGTAGTAGGAAGAATGGCCGAAAAAAATCCAGATTTACTTAAATATATTGTTGACAATGGGGAGGAAATAGGTCTTCATTCATACAGCCACTCATATATGCCTAAGATGACACCCCAGCAGATGGTTGACGAACTTTATAAAACACAAGCAATTGTTGTCAATGCAACAGGAATAAAACCTAATTTATTTAGACCACCATATGGTGCATTTAATAATACTCTTTTAAAAATATCAAATGCATTAGGACTTCACGTTGTGTTGTGGAGCGTTGATCCAGATGATTGGAAAAGGCCTGGAACATTGAATATAGTAAACAGAATCGTTTCAAAAGCAGGCCCTGGTTCCGTTATCCTTATGCATGAGGGTAAACCGGAGACTTTTGCAGCATTGCCACAAATAATTGAAAAACTTAAATCTGAAGGATATGGTTTTGCAACAATATCAGATCTTATGAATGGGGGAAATACTCAGTAA
- a CDS encoding alpha/beta fold hydrolase, which translates to MPFTMDYIKMPDGALLAMRKWEKSNNFDKIILALHGLGVDGKGYGILSDGLTGKNLIISVDLRGHGDSDGIPGDIPKYWQYIDDINYVIKNIRHNYNNIPLYLLGESIGSICALNCSINKSNNVNGLILLAPALKTYIKPRIDDLIDLFKSYFFNSNLNIDSRYYKNQLKAKDDFCINCITPKFILNLWAMITRAYYVSFRYIKTPILILQGKKDNIVKLDAVINFYKKIRYNDKEIDILENGTHSLLANTVTQKESIIYIDKWMKKH; encoded by the coding sequence ATGCCTTTTACAATGGATTATATCAAGATGCCTGATGGGGCACTTCTCGCCATGAGAAAATGGGAAAAGTCAAACAATTTTGATAAAATCATTCTTGCCTTACATGGACTCGGTGTTGACGGCAAGGGTTATGGCATACTCAGCGATGGATTAACCGGCAAAAACCTCATTATTTCTGTCGATTTAAGAGGACATGGAGATTCTGATGGAATACCAGGCGATATTCCAAAATACTGGCAGTACATAGATGATATAAACTACGTTATAAAAAATATTCGTCATAATTACAATAACATTCCATTATACCTATTGGGTGAAAGTATAGGGAGCATCTGTGCTTTAAATTGCTCTATTAACAAATCAAATAATGTAAATGGGCTCATTTTATTAGCACCGGCTCTTAAAACATATATTAAACCGCGTATAGATGATTTAATAGATTTATTTAAATCATATTTTTTCAATAGTAATTTAAACATTGATTCACGGTATTATAAAAACCAGCTTAAAGCAAAGGATGATTTTTGCATTAATTGCATAACACCTAAATTCATTTTGAATTTATGGGCAATGATTACACGTGCCTATTATGTTTCATTTAGATACATCAAAACACCGATTCTTATATTACAGGGAAAAAAAGATAACATAGTTAAACTTGATGCAGTTATAAACTTCTACAAAAAAATAAGGTACAATGACAAAGAAATTGATATATTAGAAAATGGTACACATAGCCTTTTAGCAAATACAGTGACACAAAAAGAATCTATAATCTATATCGACAAATGGATGAAAAAACACTGA
- a CDS encoding PspC domain-containing protein, translated as MDKRLYRSKTQAVLGGVCGGIAEYFDVDVTIIRLIWVLAALMGGTGLLFYIIAWVIIPENPYQIKNPEFKPEDVPQDGERPNISNRKSNSEIFGWILIGLGILFLLKIFVPWMGFHIFWPIVLIVIGLAIILKKM; from the coding sequence ATGGATAAAAGATTATACCGTTCAAAAACGCAAGCTGTGTTAGGTGGTGTTTGTGGTGGTATTGCGGAGTATTTTGATGTTGATGTAACTATAATCAGGCTTATATGGGTTTTAGCTGCGTTAATGGGTGGAACAGGTTTATTGTTTTATATTATAGCATGGGTAATCATACCGGAAAATCCTTATCAAATTAAAAATCCTGAATTTAAACCGGAGGATGTACCACAAGATGGTGAGAGACCTAATATTTCAAATAGAAAAAGCAACAGCGAAATCTTTGGCTGGATATTGATAGGACTTGGTATATTGTTTTTACTAAAAATATTTGTTCCATGGATGGGGTTCCATATTTTTTGGCCTATAGTTCTTATAGTTATAGGACTTGCAATTATATTAAAGAAGATGTAA
- a CDS encoding heavy metal-associated domain-containing protein — translation MQSKFNVEGMSCPSCASKIEILLKSQKGIEDVDLNFTTGKMKVDYNPNVITKKDIKKIINKIGYYAEEA, via the coding sequence TTGCAGTCAAAATTTAATGTTGAAGGTATGAGTTGTCCAAGTTGTGCATCTAAAATAGAAATCCTCTTAAAAAGCCAAAAGGGAATTGAAGATGTTGACTTGAATTTTACTACTGGTAAAATGAAAGTAGATTACAATCCGAATGTAATTACAAAAAAAGATATTAAAAAAATTATAAATAAAATTGGATATTATGCTGAAGAAGCATAA